From the genome of Pseudoxanthomonas sp.:
CCAGGCCATTGCGCGTGGCCAGCGGGCCCAGCGCCACTGCCAGCCCGCCACAGAAACCCACCGCCAGCACCGCCAGCGTCAGCGGCGCCGTGTAATCGCCCAGCAGCACGCCCAGCCCGCCGGAGGTACCAGCGATGGCTGCAGTCAGCAGCATCCGCCGCATGCGCAGGCCGTAGGCGCCGGGCTGGTCCGAGGACATGGTCTGCAGCGCGCCGGTGGCCACGCCCAGGCCGATGGCTGGTGCGCCCAGCCACACACCCAGTGCCAGTGGCGCGAACACCGCGAACGAATTGCGCAGGGCGACCCGCACCGGCACGTCGCGCGGTTTCAGGCGGAGCAGGGTACGCAGGATCGGGGACACGACGACCGGCTCAGGTGTCCGGCATCACGTAGCGGTCTGGAGCCGGATTGACGTGGCCGCAGGCCGTGCAGGTGCGGTGTTCAAGCGAGGCGTAGAAGCGGTCGAACACCGGCGGGAAGTCGGTCTCGATATTGCGCAGGTGGAAGAATTCTTCGTAAAGCTTGTGGTTGCAGGCCTCGCAGAACCACAGCAGGCCATCATCTTCATGCGGCAGGCGCCGGCGTTCGACCACCAGCCCGACCGAGCCTTCCATGCGTTGCGGTGAATGCGGCACCCGCGGCGGCAGCAGGAAGATCTCACCGGCGTTGATCGGGATGTCGCGTGCGGCGCCGTCCTCCTGGATCTTCAGCACCATCTGGCCTTCCAGCTGGTAGAACCACTCCGGGCCTTCGTCCCAGTGATAGTCGGTGCGGCTGTTCGGCCCGCCCACCACCATCACGATGAAGTCGCCCGCGTAGATCACCTTGTTGCCCACCGGCGGCTTGAGCAGGTGCCGGTGTTCCTCGATCCAGGCCTGCAGGTTGAGCGGGGCGGGCAGCATGGGGTTCCTCCGCGGAACGTGGTGCGTGGAAGGCGTGCCGGTTATTCGTCGCGCTTGCCCGACACCGGCATCGAGGCCAGCGCACGGTCGTAGGCGGGTTGCAGGTCTTCGGGTGCCGCCACGTCCATGCCCAGCTCGCGGACCCGGCCATCGGACAGGCTGTAGCACCAGCCATGCACGGATACTGCCTGGCCGCGCGACCAGGCATCCTGGATCACGGTGGTGTGGCAGACGTTGGCGACCTGTTCGATCACGTTGAGTTCGCACAGGCGGGCCAGGCGCAGGGCTTCGGTGCCGACCTTGTGCAGGCGCTCGGCGTGCTTGCCGAAGACATCGCCCACGTGGCGCAGCCAGTTGTCCACCAGGCCCACGCGGCGGCCGGTCATGCTGGCCTGGATGCCACCGCAGCCGTAGTGGCCGACGATCAGGATGTGCTCGACCTTCAGTACGTCCACCGCGAACTGGATGGTGGACAGGCAGTTGAGGTCGCTATGCACCACCAGGTTAGCCACGTTGCGGTGGACGAACACTTCGCCTGGGTCCAGGCCCAGGATCTGGTTGGCCGGCACGCGCGAATCGGAGCAGCCGATCCACAGGTAGCGCGGTGACTGCTGTTTGGAGAGGCGTTCGAAGAAGCCGGGATCTTCCTGCTTGATCCGGTCGGCCCATTCACGGTTGTTGCGCAGCAGATCGTCGAGTTCACTCATGGCCCGATTATTGCAGATGCGCGCGACACGGGGCCGCTACTGCTGGCAATGCGGGCAGTCGTACAGGCGGCGCCCGGCCAGCTCGCGCCGGCGGATCACTGTGCCGCAGTCCTGGCACGGCTCACCGGCCAGATCGAAGGCTTTGAAGGCGAAGCCGTCCGGGGTATCGGTGATGTAGTCGGCCTTCATGCCCGCTGCCTTGCGGATGCCGCGGCTGCGATAGCTGCGGCGCGGCACGTCCAGCAAGGCCTTGGCCAGCAGGTTGCGTTCGTCGACCGACAGGCCGGCCGCATCGCGGGTCGGCGCGATCCCGGCTTCGAACAGCACTTCCGAACGCAGGTAGTTGCCCATGCCCGCCAGGAAACCCTGGTCCAGCAGCAGCGCCGCCAGCGACATGCGCAGGAAGCGCGGTTCCTGCAGGCGTCGGGCCACCGCTGCGGCGGTCAGGCGCTTGTCCAGCACGTCAGGCCCCAGCCTGGACAGGAACGGATGCCTGGCCAGATCCGCGTTCTTCCACAGCGCGATGTCCGATGCCGAATACAACAGGATCGCGGCGTCCTGCGTTTCCAGCACCACGCGCAGGCTGCGCTTGGTTTCCGGGCGCTCGCCGGCCCTGGCGATCTGCCACACGCCATAGAGCTGGTTGTGGGTGTACAGCGTGGTGCCGTTGTCGAAACGGGTCAGCATCGCCTTGCCATGGGTGTCGATGGCGGTGATCCGGCAGCCGACCAGCTCCGGCGCCCTGGCCTTCAATGCAGGTGGGTAGAACCAGACTGCTTCGAGCGGCTGGTGGCCAACGGCCTTGAACAGGCGGTCGGCGGCGCGGCGGATTTCGGGACCTTCAGGCATCGGGCTTGGTTCGATGGAACAACTGAGGAGCGGAATGTCCCGGTACTACCCATGCCGACAGTCATTCAGTCCGGCACATGAAGGCTCCGGCGATAGTGGTCGAACGCGACCCCGCGAAACTTTCCGGAGGTCATCACCGCAGATCCAACGCGGGTAAAGCCGTTCTTCTCCAGCACCTTGATCGAGCCTGTGTTCTTCGTGAGGCAGGTGCTGTTGAAGATGCAGAGATTCAATCGATCAACCCCATGGGTCATTGCCAGCGCGACGGCCCTGGTGCCGAAGCCCCGTGATTGCCAATCGTGGGCGATCCAGTAGTCCAGCTCGGCAGAGCGTGCCGCCATGTTGATCTTGTTGATCGAGACCAATCCCCTGAAGGCGCCAGCTTCGGTCACTGCGAAGATGCAAGCGTCCCCCGAGCTGATCCTTGGTGATACCGCCGAAAACCACTGCGCGGCGCCATCTGCAGGGTAAGGCGAAGGCACCATGCTCAACCTCCCGACTGAAGCATGCGATGCATGCTTCTGCACGTCAGCAAGGTGTCGCTCCGAAAGTGGTTCCAGCTGAATCATTCGATTGCCTTGTTCACCGTCGAGAGATTGCGCCGGGCATGCGCGTCCTAGATCGACTGCAGTCTGCCACCGTCCACCGCCAGGCTGATGCCGGTGATGTAGCTCGCGGCAGGACTGGCCAGGAACGCGATGGCCGCGGCCACCTCGGAGGCATCGGCAACGCGACGCAGGGGGACGGTTGTCGCGATGGTCTCGATCACCTGTTCGGCCGTGCCGCCGCCAGCGGCCATGCGGTCGGCGACGATGTGGTTCATGCGCGCAGTGCGGGTGAAGCCGGGCAGGACATTGTTGACGGTGATGTTGTCCGGACCCAGTTCGCGCGACAGGGTCTTGGCCCAGCCAGCGACCGCGCCGCGGGTGGTGTTGGAGACGCCCAGGTTCGGAATCGGTTCGTAGACCGAGGTGGACACCACGTTGACGATGCGGCCCCAGCCGGCCGCGCGCATGCCGGGCAGTACCGCCTGCACGCGGGCCTGGTTGGCCAGCAGGTGGTGGCGGAAGGCGGTCAGGTAGGCGTCCAGGTCGGCCTCGATGGCCTTGCCGCCGGGCGGACCGCCGCCGTTGTTGACCAGGATGTGCACCGGTCGTTCGAGTGCCAGTGCTGCCACGGTGTCGCCTAGTGCCTGGGTCTGGCCGTCGTCACCGACGCGCCAGCCGTGCACCTGGCCTTCGATCACCAGCGGCAGTTCGGAGACGACCTGTTGCAGGACCGGTTCGCGTCGCGCCAGCACCGTGACATCCGCGCCAAGCAGGGCCAGTTCGATGGCGGTGGCCTTGCCGATGCCATCGGAGGCGCCGCACACCAGGGCATGTTTGCCGGAAAGATCGAGGTCCATGCAGGGTCCTTGAAGCGGATCAGGTGGTGCTGTGCAGGCGTGCACGCATCAGGCCCGCGACTTCGCGCGCCTGAGGGTCGTCCCGTGCGACCAGATCGTCCGCGACAGCCACGATGTTGGCTTCGGGATGGTTCTGGCTGAGCTTGAACTTGAGGTCCGCCTGGGTCACCTGCAGCCGGAACCCGACGATGCCACGCAGTTGTTTCAGGTGATCGTCGCGCTCGGGCTCGAAGCGCCAGTCGCGACCGACGCGGGTTTCAAAGTGCAGGCTCAACCGCTGGACCAGGTCGGCCAGCGCGGCGGTGTCGTCGAAGGTTTCCAGCGTGCCATGCAGATGGGCGACGGCGTAGTTCCAGGTTGGCACGCGCGCGGCGGCTTCCTTGTCCGGATAGGCCGATGGCGACACATAGGCGTGCGGGCCATGCACCACGGCCAGTGCATCGCCGGTGTGGCGCGCCTGCGGGTTGGGGCGCGCCCAATGGCCTTCGATCAGGATGTGTTGCGCGTTGCGCGTGTACAGCACCGGCAGGTGGTTGACTTCCGGCAGCCCATCCGCCGCGCGGGTGATCAAGGTGACGAAAGGATCGCGCCCGATCAGGGCATCCAGCTGGCTCAGGTCGGTTTCAGCGAAGGCAGGTCGCAGGTACATCCGGGCTCAGGCGCGGCCGCCCAGCGACTGCACCATCAGCGCACGCAGGTCGGCATCGCTGTCGGCGTAGGGCGGCACGACTTCATGCAGCGAGAAGCCGCGGACCAGCGCGTCTTCCTCGTCCAGGCCGTCATAGGCGACAAACTCGGCATCGAACAATGCCGCACGGGCGCTGTCCTCGCTGTCATAGGCCAGGGTGTTGCCGTCGCTGTCCAGGACCTCGGCGGTGCCGGCTTCCAGCAGGCGCATGCGTGCCCAGATCAGGGTGTGGCCCAGGGTGGCCAGCCACCATTGGACGCGCGTGGTTTCGTCGTTCATTTCAGGATCTCGAAGGCAAGCCACAGCAGCCCGGCCATGCCCAGGCCCAGCACGATCACCATGACGGAAACCCGTGCCGGTGTTGCCAGGCCGTTGAGCGAACGGTCGTCCGCGCTGAGGTAGTCGCCGCGCATCAGCCAGGCCAGCGCGGCAGGTTTCATGAAGGCGCCCGGGCCCAGTTGCTCGGCGATGTCGGGGTGACGGTCGCGCACGTGCACCAGGGTCAATGGCCAGAAGATCACCAGCGCGCAGAAGCCCGCGATCGCCGTGGCCACGAACAACAGGGCGAAGAACAAGATCACGCCAGGATCAACCGGGATACAGCGGGTGCGAGCACCGAGCACACCGCCAGCAGGCAGGCCCAGAACAGCGGCTTGCGCAGCCCGCGCATTGCCGCACTGACCTCCGGGTCGGCCTTCATCGCCTTGGCCTTGACGCCTGCCTGCTGCTTGCGGGTGATCAGCTTCTGCAGCTGCAGGCTGCGGGCGATGCCAACCATGCCCAGCAGGAAGGCGCCCATGCCGATGATGAAGGTCACCACCTGGATGATCAGTTCCGGCGACATGCTCAGAACTCCGCGCTGCCCGGTGCGCGCGGGTACGGGATTGCGTCGCGGATGTTGCTCAGCCCGCACACGTAGACCACCAGGCGGTCGAAGCCCAGGCCGAAGCCAGCGTGCGGCACCGAACCATAACGGCGGAAATCGCGATACCAGCCGTAATGCGCCGGGTCCAGGCCGAACTGCGCCATGCGTGCGTCCAGCACATCCAGGCGCTCTTCGCGCTGGCTGCCGCCGATGATCTCGCCGATCCCGGGGGCCAGTACGTCCATTGCTGCGACGGTCTTGCCGTCGTCGTTCAGGCGCATGTAGAAGGACTTGATGTGCTCGGGATAGTTGGTCACCACCACCGGGCGGCCGACGTGTTCCTCGGTCAGCCAGCGCTCGTGCTCGGTCTGCAGGTCCAGGCCCCATTCGACCGGGAAGTCGAACTTCCTGCCCGAGGCCTGCAGCAGCTTGACCGCATCGGTGTAGTCGATGCGCTCGAACGGCGAGTTGATGAAATTCTCCAGCTTGCTGATCGCATGCTTGTCCACGCGCTCGGCGATGAAGGCCAGGTCGTCGGCACGTTCATCCAGCACCGCGCGGAACAGGTACTTGAGGAAGTCCTC
Proteins encoded in this window:
- a CDS encoding 3-hydroxyanthranilate 3,4-dioxygenase, whose amino-acid sequence is MLPAPLNLQAWIEEHRHLLKPPVGNKVIYAGDFIVMVVGGPNSRTDYHWDEGPEWFYQLEGQMVLKIQEDGAARDIPINAGEIFLLPPRVPHSPQRMEGSVGLVVERRRLPHEDDGLLWFCEACNHKLYEEFFHLRNIETDFPPVFDRFYASLEHRTCTACGHVNPAPDRYVMPDT
- the can gene encoding carbonate dehydratase, encoding MSELDDLLRNNREWADRIKQEDPGFFERLSKQQSPRYLWIGCSDSRVPANQILGLDPGEVFVHRNVANLVVHSDLNCLSTIQFAVDVLKVEHILIVGHYGCGGIQASMTGRRVGLVDNWLRHVGDVFGKHAERLHKVGTEALRLARLCELNVIEQVANVCHTTVIQDAWSRGQAVSVHGWCYSLSDGRVRELGMDVAAPEDLQPAYDRALASMPVSGKRDE
- the nei gene encoding endonuclease VIII, whose translation is MPEGPEIRRAADRLFKAVGHQPLEAVWFYPPALKARAPELVGCRITAIDTHGKAMLTRFDNGTTLYTHNQLYGVWQIARAGERPETKRSLRVVLETQDAAILLYSASDIALWKNADLARHPFLSRLGPDVLDKRLTAAAVARRLQEPRFLRMSLAALLLDQGFLAGMGNYLRSEVLFEAGIAPTRDAAGLSVDERNLLAKALLDVPRRSYRSRGIRKAAGMKADYITDTPDGFAFKAFDLAGEPCQDCGTVIRRRELAGRRLYDCPHCQQ
- a CDS encoding GNAT family N-acetyltransferase — protein: MIQLEPLSERHLADVQKHASHASVGRLSMVPSPYPADGAAQWFSAVSPRISSGDACIFAVTEAGAFRGLVSINKINMAARSAELDYWIAHDWQSRGFGTRAVALAMTHGVDRLNLCIFNSTCLTKNTGSIKVLEKNGFTRVGSAVMTSGKFRGVAFDHYRRSLHVPD
- a CDS encoding SDR family oxidoreductase; translation: MDLDLSGKHALVCGASDGIGKATAIELALLGADVTVLARREPVLQQVVSELPLVIEGQVHGWRVGDDGQTQALGDTVAALALERPVHILVNNGGGPPGGKAIEADLDAYLTAFRHHLLANQARVQAVLPGMRAAGWGRIVNVVSTSVYEPIPNLGVSNTTRGAVAGWAKTLSRELGPDNITVNNVLPGFTRTARMNHIVADRMAAGGGTAEQVIETIATTVPLRRVADASEVAAAIAFLASPAASYITGISLAVDGGRLQSI
- a CDS encoding FMN-binding negative transcriptional regulator encodes the protein MYLRPAFAETDLSQLDALIGRDPFVTLITRAADGLPEVNHLPVLYTRNAQHILIEGHWARPNPQARHTGDALAVVHGPHAYVSPSAYPDKEAAARVPTWNYAVAHLHGTLETFDDTAALADLVQRLSLHFETRVGRDWRFEPERDDHLKQLRGIVGFRLQVTQADLKFKLSQNHPEANIVAVADDLVARDDPQAREVAGLMRARLHSTT